Sequence from the Streptomyces sp. NBC_00440 genome:
CTCAAGGGCCTCTTCCAGGTGGACCATCTGGCCACCCGTATCCGCAGGCACGCGGAGAACCTCGCGGTGCTCGGCGGAGCCATCTCCCGGCGCCAGTGGTCCAATCCGGTCTCCCTCACCGAGGTCATGCGCTCCGCTGTCGCCGAGGTCGAGCAGTACCCGCGCGTCAAACTGGTGCCACCGGTCGACGGAACGCTGCGCGGCCACGCTGTCGCCGACGTCATCCATCTGCTCGCCGAACTGGTCGAGAACGCCACGGTGTTCTCCGCCCCGCACACCCAGGTGCTGCTGCGTGCCCAGCACGTCACCGCCGGACTGGCCGTCGAGGTCGAGGACCGGGGACTCGGTATGTCCGTGACCGAGACGGACCGGATGAACGCCCTGCTCGCCGAGCCGGACCAGGTCAATGTGGGCCATCTGCTCCAGGACGGACGGATCGGGCTGTACGTGGTCGCCGCCCTGGCCCGCCGGCACGGTGTCTCGGTCCGGCTCCAGACCAATATCTACGGTGGGGTCCAGGCCGTACTCGTCCTGCCCGCCGCCCTTCTCGGCGCCGACGAGAACGGGCTCCAGACGGGGGCAGCCGGACGTATCCCCCATCCACCGCAGTCACAGCAGTCACAGCAGTCCCCCCAGGCGCAGCAGGTCTCGCAGGCGTACCAGGACCCACCGGCACATCCGGACCCACTGGCGCGCCAGGCCCCACTGACACCTCAGGACCCACTGACACACCCGGACCCGCTCCGCCCGGGGCCGCGGACGACCGACGCCCTGCTCCAGGCCGGGCCCCACTCGTCCATCGCCCCCGATGAGCTGACGGCTCCGTCCGGCCGTTCCGCCCCGCCGCTGCCCGTACGGGAGCCGGAGGGCACGCGGCCCAATCCGGCCGCGGCCCTCCCGGGCGCCCACCACGGGCCGCCGCCGGACACCGGAGCGGTGACCGACGGCGCGCGGTACGACACCGGGCCCGTACCGCTGCTCTCGCCCGCGCACCGGCCCGATCTGCCCCGGCGCAGAAGCCAGCAGCACCTGGTCCCCCAGCTCAAGGACGCGCCCGCACCCCGGACGGACGAGGAGCACCCGGCCGTCCACGATCCGGGCCTGATGGCGGCCTTCCAGCGCGGCATCAGCCTCGCCGAGGCGGAGCCCGAAAGGCCGGACCGCGAGATGCCGGACGGCGGCCGACTGCCGCACCGTGACGACGATTTTCCCGGCGGTTCCCCCGACGGATTCTCCGACGATTCCTCCAAGGAGGAGATGCACCATGGTGAGTGAAGCGCCGACCGCGCAGGTGTCCGATCTCGACTGGCTGCTGAGCGGCCTGGTCCAGCGCGTCCCCTTCACCCGCAACGCCGTCCTGCTCTCCGCCGACGGGCTGGTGAAGTCCGTGCACGGGCTCGACGCCGACAGTGCCGACCACATGGCGGCCCTCGCCTCCGGCCTGTACTCGCTCGGCCGCAGCGCCGGAACACGCTTCGGCGACAGCGGAGAGGTCCGGCAGGTGGTGGTCGAACTCGACTCCACCCTGCTGTTCGTCTCCACCGCGGGTTCGGGCACCTGTCTCGCCGTACTGGCCGGGCGCGAGACGGACGCGGCGGTGCTCGGATACGAGATGGCCATGCTGGTGAAGAGCGTGCGGCCCTATCTGGTGACACCGGCCCGCAGCCGGGTCGGCGCATCGAGCGCCACGGGGCGCTGAACGTGCCGTTCCAGCAGGACAGCCCATGGCTCGACGATGCGGCCGGCCGGCTGATCCGCCCGTACGCCGTGAGCAACGGCCGCACCCGGCCCACAGCCCAGCTGGACCTGCTCTCCCAGGTGATGGCGACCGGGGTGCCGCTCCCGTCCCACCTCGGCCCCGACCACGCGCAGACACTCGGGCTCAGTGAGCGGCCCACTTCGGTGGCGGAGATCGCGGCCCATCTGCGGCTGCCCGTGGTCGTCACCAAAGTGCTGCTCTCGGACCTGATGGACAGCGGGGCGGTCTCCACGCGCGCGCCCCGCCCCGACGAAGACCCCACCGACCTTTCCTTGCTGGAGGCAGTGCTCGATGGCCTACGACGACGGCTCTGATCTCTTTCCCACCGCGCTGAAGATCCTGGTCGCGGGCGGTTTCGGGGTCGGCAAGACAACCTTCGTGGGAGCGGTCAGCGAGATCTCACCGCTGAGCACGGAGGAGATGCTCACCCAGGCCGGTGAGCAGACGGACAGCCTGGAGGGCGTCGAGTCCAAGTCCACGACCACCGTCGCCATGGACTTCGGCAGGATCACCCTCGACCCGCAGCATGTGCTCTACCTCTTCGGGACGCCCGGCCAGGAGCGCTTCTGGTTCATGTGGGACGAACTCTCCGCCGGCGCGCTCGGCGCCGTGGTGCTCGCCGACACCCGCCGCCTCGCCGAATGCTTCGGCGCGATCGACTTCTTCGAGCAACGGGGCATCGGATTCATCGTCGCCGTCAACGAGTTCGACGGCGCGTTCCGCTACGGGGCGGACGAGGTGAGGGCAGCACTCGACCTGCGGGCGGAGATCCCCGTGGTGCTGTGCGACGCCCGTATCGCCAGTTCGGGAATCCGCACGCTGGTCACCCTCGTGGGCCATCTGCTCGACACCGCGCCGGAGGCCGGTCCGGCAACAGACCAGGCAACAGAACCGGTTACCGGCCAGGTGCCGGGTCCGGTCACCACCCAGGGAGTCCACCCATGACGTACGACCCGACCGGGCGGCTGCTGCTGACCCCCGTCGACCGGGACGCGCCCGTCCGGGGGCGGCGGCTGCGCAGACTCGGCCTGGGGCAGCACCCCGACCCGGTCTTCGACGAGTTCGCCCGACGGCTCGCCGAGGCGACCGGGGCGCCGTACGGCCTGGTCAACTTCATCGACGAGAACCGGCAGTTCTTCGCCGGACTGCACACCCCGGCCGGGACGCACTCGGGCAGCGACCTGAGCGCGGTGGCCGCGGCCTGCGGGATCAACCGCGTCATGGCCCGCGACCACGGGTACTGCCCGCATGTCGTCGCCCGCCGCAAGGCGCTCGTCCTGGAGGACGTCTGCGACTACCCGCGGTTCGCCGGGAATCCGGTGGTGGACGAGATCGGCATCCGCTCGTATCTGGGGGCACCTCTGATCGACCGTACGGACACCGCACTGGGCGCGGTGTGCGTCGTGGACACCGTGCCGCGGCAGTGGGGGCTCGCCGGTCTGGAGACCATCAAAGCGGCGGCGGCGGAGCTGGTCGCGCAGATCCACCACCGGGAGGACGGCGGGATCTGACCAGCCGCCGCCTCCTGTTCAAACCCTTCGTGTTCAAACCCCTCGTGATCAAGCCTCTCGTGTCCAAGCCCAGCGCCCGCCGCGGCGGTTCGGTCAGGCGGTCACGGTCGTGCCGTCCGGGAACAGCAGCTCGACCGTGCCGTCCGTGACCGTGACGGAGATCGACTCCTGGAGCGCCCCGGGGTGCACCGCGTCCCGCGAGAGGGCGACCAGGCTGACGTGCACGCTCCGCCCGCCCGGGTGTTGGCCGCGGCTCAGAGACGGTGTCGCGGAGTGCGGGCCGTACGCGTTGGCCTGCACATCTCGTGCGACCGACGCCTGTGCCCCGTCCCAGCCGTGCAGCCCCACGAGCGCACTCGTCAGCCCGTCCGCCGTACGGGCCAGCGCCCACCCGGCGCCCTCGTCGGACGAGGGACGTTCCTGGGCGGCCACCGGGTGGCCGCCCTCGCGTACGGTCACGCCCTGTGCGGCGTCCACCCGGTGCACCCGGATCTCCCAGGGGCCGTGCAGCACACTCGTCGTCTCGACCCGGGCCCCCGCGTCCTCGTACCAGGACGACGCGGTCCGGCCCTCGCAGGCCAGCCTGTTGATGCGCCGCCGCCGCGACGGCACACCGTCCGGGCCGAGCACCGCGAGATGGTTGTCCACGGCCCGTTCCCGGGCGTGCGGCGCCGCATCGGGGGCGGTCGCCGTCGAGTAGCCGAACGTGGCGTAGTGCGGGTCGTCCTCCGCTTCGCCCTGCGGCGGATTGTGGTCGCTCCCGTGGTTGATGAGCCGGACGATGCCGTCGTGCCGGGTCCCGTGCAGCAGCCAGCCGGGTGCGGGCAGCGCGGTGTACTGGTCCGACTCCTCGATGGGCAGGGCCTGTTCGCGGGCCGTCCAGGTCGGGTGATCGGCCGGGAGCAGCAGCCCCAGGAAGCCCTTCGACGCCCAGTACGGGGAAGCGGGTCCCGAGTACGGCTGGGTGGTGGGCAGGAACGTGTCGTACCAGCCCAGTGTGAGCAGCCCGCGCTCGTCGGGCACCCCGCGCTCCGCGAAGTGCCGCAGGGTGCCCGACGCGAGGCGTCGGGTACGGCCGGGGGAGAGCGGGGTGCAGTCGGCCAGGGCGCCCATCCAGACCGGGGCGAGCGCCGCGTACCGGTAGGTGAGGGAGCGGCCCTGGTGCACGGGTGCGCCGTCCGTGCCGAAGAAGTGCTGGTATCCGTCCAGGAACTGGCGGAGCCGCTCCCGGTAGACCTTGGTGCGCCCGGTGTCCGGGTCCTCACCGGCGATCCGGGACCAGAGCAGCGGGTACAGATGGAGTGCCCAGCCGATGTAGTAGTCGAAGTTCTGCCCGTCGCCGTCGGTGTACCAACCGTCGCCGACGTACCAGTCCTCGATCCGGTCGAGCCCGCCGTCGATGTCCGACTGGCTGTACGGGGCGCCGACCGAGGCGAGGAACTGCTCGGACACCACCTGGAAAAGACGCCAGTTGTTGTCCCACGTACGGCTGCCGACGAAGCCGGAGAACCAGTCCACGACCCGCTCCTGGACCCGGGTATCCAGCTTGTCCCAGATCCAGGGGCGGGTCTCGTGCAGCGCCACGGCGACCGAAGCGGCCTCCACCATCTGCTGGGAGCACTCGGTCAGCCTCGGCCAGGCCTCCCGCGACTGAGGATCGGTGCCGGTGGCCAGGCCCTGCGCGTACCGCTCCACCAGAGCCGGATCGGCCCCGTCGCCCGCCCCCGCGATCCGGAACGCGGCCAGCAGGAAGGAGCGCGCGAACCCTTCGAGGCCGTCCGACACCACCCCCGACCAACTGCCGCGCCCCGGCAGCCGGTACTGGGCGAAACCGGGGGTCGCGTACGGCACGAGTGCGTCCAGCATCCGGTCGGCCAGCGTCTCCCAGTGGGCGCGGGTCCAGCCGGTGCGCGAGGAGAGGAGCCGGTCGGTCGGGGGCAGGTGGAGGAAGGGCGGGGTCATCCGGGTGGTGCTCCTGGGCTGTGGGAAGGGCGGGGGCGGTGGAATGGGTGGGCCGGTGCCGGCGGGGCCCGCAGGCCCGCCGGCACCGGCAGGACGGGTGTCAGCGGAGCTCGGCGGTGTGAGTATGGCCGCGCGAACCGGCCACGTCGATCGTCAGGACCGGGCGGCGTCCGGTGGCGACGCTCACCGTGCTGTCGGCGCGGACCACCTCCCGTACGCGGAAGGGCAGTTCGAGCGTCAGCGTCTGCTGCTCGTGTCCGGGGTCGGCGACCGCGACCGAGTAGCCGCCGCCGTGCCTCCGCAGCAGGACCGATGCCGGGCCGGACGCGGTGAGACCCGCCGCGGTCCCCGGCTGCCAGAACGTGGCCGCGGTCAGCCCGGTCCTGGCCACCTCGACCAGCTGCACAGTGGCGTTGTTGGCCACGATCCGCACCGGCCGGCTGTGCGCCTGGACCGCGGTGGCGGCCGCTGACGCACCGGGCAGCAGGATGTAGGCGTACGAGGCGTCGGTGGGGGAGACCCCGTGGTCCAGCCAGAGCGTCGCGTACCGGCGGGTGACCGGGGTGGTCGAACCGGCGGTGTCCGCGCCCGTGTCCAGATCGCTCCAGCGGCCGGTGCGCTCCTCGCGCAGCGCCTTCAGCGAGGTGCCCGACGACGGGAACAGATAGCCGCCGACTCCGTCCAGATGGGCCCAGCGGGCGCCGTGGAACGTGCCGTTCCAGCCCTGCTCCGACGGCTGGCGCCGGCCGTCCACGGTCAGCCGGGGCGCGCCGGACGTGTGCAGATTGCGGTTCTCGACGACCGTCTCGATCGTGCGGCCGTCGCTCGCTGTGATGCCCGCCCCGAGCGCGATCACCGCGTTGTCCACCAGGAACCACGACTTGCGGGCCACCAGGGTGCTGCCCTGCGCGGCCAGCTCCATGGCGGCCGCGCCGTACCGCCCGTCCAGCACCGCGCCGCCAGCGACGGTGTTCCCCGGCAGGTAGTAGCCGCCTTCGGTGATGTCCGCGCGGCGGCGGGTGTCCACGGTGGTGCCGGGCAGCCGGTAGGAGTCGACGGTCGGCCAGAAGCCGTCGCCGAACTGGCCCAGGTCGTCGCCGGTGTAGAGGTACGTCATGCCGTCACCGGTGTACCAGCCGTGCAGGTTCTCGCCGTTGCCCGCCTCGTAGGCGGCGATGCGCTTCGATGAGAGGGACAGCGCCATGGACCAGCCGGGCCGCCGGTGCACCACCCGGTCCATGTCCGCGAAGACATGGTGACCTGTCACCCGGTCCGCCGCGGTGACGCTCCGGTCCGCGAGCAGTTCCTTGGCGAGCGCGACCTGCGGGATCCCGACCAGACCGAGGTAGGGATCGGTGCGGTTG
This genomic interval carries:
- a CDS encoding sensor histidine kinase, which translates into the protein MSQLRAPEARNDRPEGGRHGRTGSRPASRPGPSPAPSARRSRSVPPTPEVRIRPQLLRTAILPTVVAALSGTAAVVYTIHSAGVHPSVALRGVLAGCAALAAAAMAAAALGADRVTRTVLDRCTALRRSSVRGQADLRGVVDRLSRGEAPPGGRGGTAGPSRGDAFDLLALELNRAQEAAVESVVRAARIAPPAVTTVDEQKVEVFVNLARRLQSLVHREIQLLDELEYQVEDPELLKGLFQVDHLATRIRRHAENLAVLGGAISRRQWSNPVSLTEVMRSAVAEVEQYPRVKLVPPVDGTLRGHAVADVIHLLAELVENATVFSAPHTQVLLRAQHVTAGLAVEVEDRGLGMSVTETDRMNALLAEPDQVNVGHLLQDGRIGLYVVAALARRHGVSVRLQTNIYGGVQAVLVLPAALLGADENGLQTGAAGRIPHPPQSQQSQQSPQAQQVSQAYQDPPAHPDPLARQAPLTPQDPLTHPDPLRPGPRTTDALLQAGPHSSIAPDELTAPSGRSAPPLPVREPEGTRPNPAAALPGAHHGPPPDTGAVTDGARYDTGPVPLLSPAHRPDLPRRRSQQHLVPQLKDAPAPRTDEEHPAVHDPGLMAAFQRGISLAEAEPERPDREMPDGGRLPHRDDDFPGGSPDGFSDDSSKEEMHHGE
- a CDS encoding roadblock/LC7 domain-containing protein, encoding MVSEAPTAQVSDLDWLLSGLVQRVPFTRNAVLLSADGLVKSVHGLDADSADHMAALASGLYSLGRSAGTRFGDSGEVRQVVVELDSTLLFVSTAGSGTCLAVLAGRETDAAVLGYEMAMLVKSVRPYLVTPARSRVGASSATGR
- a CDS encoding DUF742 domain-containing protein, with translation MPFQQDSPWLDDAAGRLIRPYAVSNGRTRPTAQLDLLSQVMATGVPLPSHLGPDHAQTLGLSERPTSVAEIAAHLRLPVVVTKVLLSDLMDSGAVSTRAPRPDEDPTDLSLLEAVLDGLRRRL
- a CDS encoding GTP-binding protein yields the protein MAYDDGSDLFPTALKILVAGGFGVGKTTFVGAVSEISPLSTEEMLTQAGEQTDSLEGVESKSTTTVAMDFGRITLDPQHVLYLFGTPGQERFWFMWDELSAGALGAVVLADTRRLAECFGAIDFFEQRGIGFIVAVNEFDGAFRYGADEVRAALDLRAEIPVVLCDARIASSGIRTLVTLVGHLLDTAPEAGPATDQATEPVTGQVPGPVTTQGVHP
- a CDS encoding GAF domain-containing protein; the protein is MTYDPTGRLLLTPVDRDAPVRGRRLRRLGLGQHPDPVFDEFARRLAEATGAPYGLVNFIDENRQFFAGLHTPAGTHSGSDLSAVAAACGINRVMARDHGYCPHVVARRKALVLEDVCDYPRFAGNPVVDEIGIRSYLGAPLIDRTDTALGAVCVVDTVPRQWGLAGLETIKAAAAELVAQIHHREDGGI
- a CDS encoding DUF2264 domain-containing protein codes for the protein MTPPFLHLPPTDRLLSSRTGWTRAHWETLADRMLDALVPYATPGFAQYRLPGRGSWSGVVSDGLEGFARSFLLAAFRIAGAGDGADPALVERYAQGLATGTDPQSREAWPRLTECSQQMVEAASVAVALHETRPWIWDKLDTRVQERVVDWFSGFVGSRTWDNNWRLFQVVSEQFLASVGAPYSQSDIDGGLDRIEDWYVGDGWYTDGDGQNFDYYIGWALHLYPLLWSRIAGEDPDTGRTKVYRERLRQFLDGYQHFFGTDGAPVHQGRSLTYRYAALAPVWMGALADCTPLSPGRTRRLASGTLRHFAERGVPDERGLLTLGWYDTFLPTTQPYSGPASPYWASKGFLGLLLPADHPTWTAREQALPIEESDQYTALPAPGWLLHGTRHDGIVRLINHGSDHNPPQGEAEDDPHYATFGYSTATAPDAAPHARERAVDNHLAVLGPDGVPSRRRRINRLACEGRTASSWYEDAGARVETTSVLHGPWEIRVHRVDAAQGVTVREGGHPVAAQERPSSDEGAGWALARTADGLTSALVGLHGWDGAQASVARDVQANAYGPHSATPSLSRGQHPGGRSVHVSLVALSRDAVHPGALQESISVTVTDGTVELLFPDGTTVTA
- a CDS encoding polysaccharide lyase 8 family protein; translated protein: MEQPHSALSRRTLLAAGAASAVVGAAGAGTARAASPAAGDARAADAKDTADATGTADTYEAALVRAEQLITGGDFDASDPDFAAALAALDASAADFWKRLDRTTARTALWPDYVPVTDPGMFSQSYTRLRTLATAWATTGAALHGSEEVADALVSALRFLHDTAYNPDKRETGNWWFWEIGAPRALLDCCVLLRTRVPADDLTAHLASVEKFAPNPDRRTNSPTLAETGANRSDKSVITALHGLLARDPAKVALARDGLSDVRDKGLNSLFQNVTSGDGFYADGSFIQHDAVAYTGSYGTVLLGGAAYLSALLAGSPWAVSDPHISVMYEAVTGTFSPVIFDGLMMDAVRGRAISRERAADHTDGAAAVSAILLLAGAAPPAVADGWRATVKGWIERNRTDPYLGLVGIPQVALAKELLADRSVTAADRVTGHHVFADMDRVVHRRPGWSMALSLSSKRIAAYEAGNGENLHGWYTGDGMTYLYTGDDLGQFGDGFWPTVDSYRLPGTTVDTRRRADITEGGYYLPGNTVAGGAVLDGRYGAAAMELAAQGSTLVARKSWFLVDNAVIALGAGITASDGRTIETVVENRNLHTSGAPRLTVDGRRQPSEQGWNGTFHGARWAHLDGVGGYLFPSSGTSLKALREERTGRWSDLDTGADTAGSTTPVTRRYATLWLDHGVSPTDASYAYILLPGASAAATAVQAHSRPVRIVANNATVQLVEVARTGLTAATFWQPGTAAGLTASGPASVLLRRHGGGYSVAVADPGHEQQTLTLELPFRVREVVRADSTVSVATGRRPVLTIDVAGSRGHTHTAELR